Proteins encoded in a region of the Anopheles ziemanni chromosome 2, idAnoZiCoDA_A2_x.2, whole genome shotgun sequence genome:
- the LOC131294278 gene encoding uncharacterized protein LOC131294278 produces the protein MVEVNLKVLVVFGIVLSSAFADNPCLKGPPIPKNAAECCITPALVEPSAFMACHSKWISQTKRQMTMEGIPRGCCVAECVMNSTKLYSNGKIDREALTKLYVDSAKPMAPEWKQITLDSIDACFKMADSMKEEIDAGALLKPAFEGEQICHPISGTILACMGMTLFAECPARLFTVNADCNKLKEYHSQCPFL, from the exons ATGGTGGAAGTAAATCTCAAAGTATTAGTGGTTTTCGGGATTGTTTTAAGTTCAGCTTTTGCTGACAATCCTTGCCTTAAAGGACCTCCCATTCCCAAG AATGCGGCAGAATGTTGCATTACTCCAGCGTTAGTAGAACCGAGTGCGTTCATGGCCTGCCATTCGAAGTGGATCAGTCAAACCAAGCGCCAAATGACGATGGAGGGTATACCGAGGGGATGC TGCGTAGCCGAGTGTGTTATGAACTCGACAAAGCTGTACTCCAACGGGAAGATCGATCGAGAGGCTCTTACCAAGCTGTATGTGGATTCGGCCAAACCGATGGCTCCTGAGTGGAAGCAGATCACGCTGGATTCCATTGATGCGTGCTTTAAGATGGCTGATTCGATGAAGGAAGAAATCGACGCTGGCGCATTGCTGAAACCGGCGTTCGAGGGTGAACAGATCTGCCATCCGATTTCGGGGACGATTTTGGCCTGCATGGGTATGACGCTGTTCGCCGAATGTCCCGCCAGACTTTTCACCGTCAATGCGGACTGCAATAAATTGAAGGAGTATCACAGCCAGTGTCCGTTTTTGTAA